A region of Solanum dulcamara chromosome 7, daSolDulc1.2, whole genome shotgun sequence DNA encodes the following proteins:
- the LOC129894432 gene encoding protein KINESIN LIGHT CHAIN-RELATED 3-like, with protein MPGVVMDEIHEVGEVKELKENGNSIPSKENGEGDLAPRNGGVQHVGDGVIEPSIEELYENVCEMQSSDQSPSRASYGSDGDESRIDSELRHLVGGEMREVEIIEEDDEVQKPETEDSRSDSGSKKETSDEVKLDNSPSSSTKDPSSGQPKTPSQLELESETSAKSNTKGRRASLDKKNGNNTKKVVVGGISRSRQKSSPASGSKLKNGTEDSSDSGLDNPDLGPFLLKQARDLISSGDNSHKALELAHRAAKSFEKCANGKPSLDVVMCLHVTAAIYCNLGQYDDAIPLIEHSLEIPVLEEGKEHALAKFAGYMQLGDTYAMLGQLENSIVSYTTGMEIQRQVLGDSDPRVGETCRYLAEANVQALQFDEAEKLCRMALDIHKENGSPPSLEETADRRLMGLICESKGDHEAALEHLVLASMAMVANGQESEVASVDCSIGDTYLSLNRYDEAIFAYQKALTALKSSKGENHPAVASVFVRLADLYNRTGKLRDSKSYCENALRIYGKPIPGIAPEEIASGLTDVSAIYESMNELDQALKLLQKAMKIYNNAPGQQNTIAGIEAQMGVIYYMLGKYSESYNSFKSAISKLRASGEKKSAFFGVALNQMGLACVQRYAINEAVELFEESKGILEQEYGPYHPETLGVYSNLAGTYDAVGRLDEAIEILEYIVGVREEKLGTANPDVDDEKKRLAELLKEAGRVRNRKARSLENLLNANHRPNTINNDLIIV; from the exons ATGCCTGGAGTTGTTATGGATGAAATTCATGAAGTCGGAGAGGTTAAAGAATTGAAGGAAAATGGAAATTCTATACCATCTAAAGAGAATGGGGAGGGGGATTTAGCTCCTCGAAATGGGGGCGTGCAGCATGTAGGTGATGGGGTGATTGAGCCTTCCATTGAGGAACTTTATGAGAATGTGTGTGAGATGCAAAGCTCTGATCAATCTCCATCCAGGGCTAGTTATGGATCAGATGGGGATGAATCTAGGATTGACTCCGAGCTACGCCATCTTGTGGGAGGAGAAATGAGGGAAGTGGAGATAATTGAGGAGGATGATGAGGTGCAGAAGCCAGAGACTGAAGACTCTCGTAGTGATTCTGGCTCTAAGAAGGAAACTTCTGATGAGGTGAAGTTGGATAATTCTCCATCGTCTAGTACAAAGGACCCTTCTTCAGGACAACCTAAGACACCCTCTCAGTTGGAGTTGGAATCAGAAACTTCAGCAAAATCAAATACAAAGGGTAGGAGAGCTTCCCTTGATAAGAAAAATGGAAATAATACTAAGAAGGTAGTTGTGGGAGGTATCTCGaggagtaggcagaagagttcgCCTGCTTCAGGATCAAAATTGAAGAATGGAACTGAGGACTCGTCTGATTCAGGTTTAGACAATCCTGACCTTGGTCCCTTCCTGCTTAAGCAAGCAAGAGATTTGATATCTTCTGGGGATAATTCCCATAAAGCTCTTGAATTGGCTCATCGAGCAGCGAAATCATTTGAGAAATGTGCCAATGGAAAGCCTAGTTTGGATGTGGTCATGTGTCTGCATGTAACTGCAGCAATATACTGTAATTTGGGACAGTATGATGATGCCATTCCGCTGATAGAGCACTCGTTAGAAATTCCGGTGCTTGAAGAAGGAAAAGAACATGCCCTTGCCAAATTTGCTGGTTATATGCAATTGGGTGATACTTATGCAATGTTGGGCCAACTTGAGAACTCGATTGTTTCTTATACCACCGGTATGGAAATCCAAAGACAAGTGTTGGGAGATAGTGATCCCAGAGTTggtgagacttgtcgatatctTGCTGAGGCTAATGTTCAGGCTTTGCAGTTTGATGAAGCGGAGAAGCTTTGTCGGATGGCTCTTGACATACATAAAGAGAATGGTTCACCACCTTCACTGGAGGAAACAGCAGACAGGAGGCTGATGGGACTAATTTGTGAGTCAAAGGGAGACCATGAGGCTGCTCTCGAGCATCTTGTTCTGGCCAGTATGGCCATGGTAGCCAATGGGCAGGAATCTGAGGTGGCATCTGTTGATTGTAGCATTGGAGACACATATTTGTCTCTGAATAGGTATGATGAAGCCATTTTCGCTTACCAAAAGGCACTCACAGCTCTCAAGTCTAGCAAAGGAGAAAACCATCCTGCAGTTGCTTCTGTTTTTGTCCGTTTGGCTGACTTGTACAACAGGACGGGAAAGCTAAGGGACTCAAAGTCATACTGTGAGAATGCCCTCAGAATATATGGGAAGCCCATACCTGGGATTGCTCCAGAGGAGATTGCTAGTGGTCTTACTGATGTTTCTGCTATTTATGAGTCGATGAATGAGCTTGATCAGGCACTCAAATTGCTACAGAAAGCAATGAAGATTTATAACAATGCCCCTGGGCAGCAGAATACCATAGCGGGTATTGAAGCTCAAATGGGGGTGATCTATTATATGTTAGGAAAGTATTCTGAATCGTATAACTCCTTTAAAAGTGCCATTTCAAAGCTCAGAGCAAGTGGAGAGAAGAAATCAGCATTCTTCGGGGTCGCCCTTAACCAAATGGGGCTTGCTTGTGTACAGCGGTATGCAATAAATGAGGCGGTCGAATTGTTTGAAGAATCAAAGGGCATTCTGGAGCAAGAATATGGACCTTATCACCCTGAGACGTTGGGAGTGTACAGCAACCTTGCTGGCACATATGATGCTGTTGGCAG GTTGGATGAGGCTATTGAAATATTGGAATACATTGTTGGAGTGAGAGAGGAAAAGCTAGGGACAGCAAATCCAGACGTTGATGACGAAAAGAAAAGGTTGGCTGAGCTGCTAAAGGAAGCTGGTAGGGTTCGAAATAGAAAAGCCAGATCACTAGAGAATCTACTCAATGCTAATCACCGTCCTAATACTATAAATAATGATTTGATTATAGTATGA